One segment of Marvinbryantia formatexigens DSM 14469 DNA contains the following:
- the aroA gene encoding 3-phosphoshikimate 1-carboxyvinyltransferase translates to MIFKKHAPLRGEITVPGDKSISHRAVMFGALAEGTTEITNFLQGADCLSTIHCFRMLGIDIENTPERILIHGKGLHGLSAPADTLDTGNSGTTTRLISGILAGQPFSCTLNGDASIQSRPMKRIMEPLSQMGADIVSLKDNGCAPLRICGSHLHGIHYSSPVASAQVKSCILLAGLYADAPTSVTEPQLSRNHTELMLAGFGADVQSHGTTATILPEPVLSGMKITVPGDISSAAYFIAAGLMIPGSEILIRNVGINPTRDGILRVVRDMGGDVTVLNEKVSGGEPVADLLVKHSALHGTDIGGGIIPTLIDELPVIAVLACMAEGTTVIRDAQELKVKESDRIAVMTENLTAMGAHVTATDDGMIIEGGHPLHGAVIDSHLDHRIAMSFAVAALAADGETEITGADCVRISYPDFYETLKALMG, encoded by the coding sequence ATGATTTTTAAAAAACATGCTCCCCTCAGGGGGGAAATTACCGTACCCGGCGACAAATCCATTTCCCACCGTGCCGTCATGTTCGGCGCGCTCGCGGAGGGTACGACCGAAATTACCAATTTTCTGCAGGGAGCGGACTGTCTCTCGACGATACATTGCTTCCGTATGCTCGGTATTGATATAGAAAATACTCCGGAACGCATCCTGATTCACGGGAAGGGGCTGCACGGACTGTCCGCCCCCGCCGATACGCTGGATACCGGAAACAGCGGCACGACCACCCGCCTGATTTCCGGCATTCTCGCCGGGCAGCCGTTTTCCTGCACGTTAAACGGCGACGCTTCCATCCAGAGCCGCCCCATGAAACGCATCATGGAGCCGCTCTCGCAGATGGGAGCGGATATCGTGAGCCTGAAGGATAACGGCTGCGCACCGCTTCGCATCTGCGGCAGCCATCTGCACGGCATTCACTACAGCAGTCCGGTGGCTTCCGCGCAGGTGAAGTCCTGTATTCTGCTCGCCGGTCTTTACGCCGACGCTCCCACCAGCGTGACAGAGCCGCAGCTCTCCCGCAACCACACGGAGCTGATGCTTGCCGGTTTCGGCGCAGACGTACAATCTCACGGCACTACCGCCACGATTTTGCCGGAGCCTGTTCTGTCCGGCATGAAAATTACTGTGCCGGGCGATATTTCCTCCGCAGCGTATTTTATCGCCGCCGGGCTGATGATTCCCGGCTCCGAGATTCTGATACGCAATGTCGGCATCAATCCCACCCGCGACGGCATTCTGCGCGTTGTGCGTGATATGGGCGGCGACGTTACTGTTTTAAATGAAAAGGTGAGCGGCGGCGAGCCGGTTGCCGACCTTCTGGTAAAGCACAGCGCGCTCCACGGCACGGATATCGGCGGCGGCATCATCCCCACGCTCATTGATGAGCTGCCCGTCATCGCCGTACTCGCCTGCATGGCGGAGGGCACCACGGTTATCCGCGACGCCCAGGAGCTGAAGGTGAAGGAATCCGACCGCATCGCTGTGATGACGGAAAATCTCACCGCTATGGGCGCTCATGTGACAGCGACCGATGACGGTATGATTATCGAAGGCGGGCATCCGCTGCACGGCGCTGTCATCGACAGCCATCTTGACCACCGCATCGCCATGAGCTTTGCCGTCGCCGCGCTCGCCGCCGACGGCGAAACGGAAATTACCGGCGCCGACTGCGTCAGAATCAGCTATCCGGATTTTTATGAAACATTAAAGGCACTGATGGGTTAA
- a CDS encoding prephenate dehydrogenase, whose amino-acid sequence MNTDFTAGFVALGLIGGSIARAIKHFYPDATVLACARRRETLDYALKEHIIDEAYDDICEAFSRCDFIFLCAPVEVNIASLPKIKPFLKTDCILTDVGSTKTDIHERAAALGLSDWFIGGHPMAGSEKTGIEHSQWALIENAYYILTPSAGIAPEKVTRYTKLVSSLNALPLVLDCKEHDYVTAAISHLPHIIAATLVNLVHDEDTPNETMRTVAAGGFKDITRIASSSPDMWEQICTTNAGNIVSVLDAYTESLQKVRAQLLAKDSSAIHSLFERSRDYRNSFSDRSSGPLKKVYMLYCDMVDEAGGIATLATILASSGISLRNIGIVHNREFEEAVLRVEFYDEESLKKSVELLRRYRYTVYER is encoded by the coding sequence ATGAATACTGATTTTACTGCAGGCTTTGTCGCCCTGGGGCTGATCGGCGGCTCCATCGCCAGAGCCATTAAGCATTTTTACCCGGACGCCACCGTTCTTGCCTGCGCGAGAAGACGCGAGACGCTGGATTACGCTTTAAAGGAGCATATCATCGACGAGGCATACGACGATATCTGCGAGGCGTTTTCCCGCTGTGATTTTATTTTTCTGTGCGCGCCGGTGGAGGTAAATATCGCCAGCCTTCCGAAAATAAAGCCGTTTTTGAAGACGGACTGCATTTTAACGGATGTCGGCAGCACAAAGACCGATATCCATGAACGCGCCGCCGCGCTTGGTCTGTCAGATTGGTTTATCGGCGGACATCCGATGGCGGGTTCTGAAAAGACCGGCATCGAGCATTCCCAGTGGGCTCTGATAGAAAACGCTTATTATATTCTGACGCCCTCCGCCGGGATTGCGCCGGAGAAGGTGACGCGCTACACAAAGCTGGTTTCTTCTCTGAACGCGCTGCCGCTGGTGCTCGACTGCAAAGAGCACGATTACGTGACTGCCGCCATCAGCCATCTGCCGCATATTATCGCAGCCACGCTGGTAAATCTGGTGCACGATGAGGACACGCCCAACGAGACGATGCGGACCGTCGCAGCCGGAGGATTCAAGGATATCACGCGCATCGCCTCCTCCTCCCCCGATATGTGGGAACAGATCTGCACGACCAACGCAGGCAACATTGTTTCCGTGCTGGACGCCTACACGGAAAGTCTGCAGAAGGTGCGCGCGCAGCTTCTTGCGAAAGACAGCTCCGCCATCCACAGTCTTTTTGAGCGCTCGCGCGATTACCGCAATTCCTTCTCCGACCGCTCCAGTGGACCGCTGAAGAAGGTTTATATGCTCTACTGCGATATGGTGGACGAGGCGGGCGGTATCGCCACCCTTGCCACGATTCTCGCAAGCAGCGGCATCAGCCTGCGCAATATCGGCATCGTACATAACCGGGAATTTGAGGAAGCCGTGCTGCGCGTGGAGTTTTACGACGAAGAATCTCTGAAAAAATCGGTAGAGCTGCTGCGCAGATACCGCTATACTGTATACGAAAGGTAG
- a CDS encoding elongation factor G: protein MKVYTTDRIRNVVILGHGGAGKTSLTEAMAYLSGITSRMGSVTEGNTVSDFDKEEIKRKFSISTTVVPIIWGDIKVNVLDTPGYFDFVGEAEEAAAAADAAIIVVSGKSGVEVGTQKAWELCEKYKLPRMFFVTNMDVDNASFRQVVEDLTELYGKKIAPIHLPIRENEKFVGYVNVVKKAGRRWVGKGEKVECEIPDYSMEYLERYRENLLEAVAETSEEFMDRYFAGEEFSTAEIMAALTMNVSDGSIVPVAMGSPVNLQGVANLLDDMVQYFPSPDKRHIAGINTKTNEIYEANYDFAKAKSAFVFKTIVDPFIGKYSLIKVASGVIKNDDTLYNPKQDVEVKLNKLYVMEGSRTIEVPELHAGDIGALAKLNVTKTGESLSTKTTPIQYAGIDVSVPYTYKRYFAKNKGDEDKISQALAKMMQEDLTMKAVNDAENRQTLIYGMGDQHLDIIASKLQTKYKVEVELARPKVAFRETIRKKSDVEAKYKKQSGGHGQYGHVKMRFESSGDLETPYVFEQVVVGGAVPKNYFPAVEKGIQESVQRGPLAAYPVVGVKATLYDGSYHPVDSSEMAFKTAAIQAFKKGFMEASPVLLEPIASVKVTVPDKYTGDVMGDLNKRRGRVLGMNPDHKGNQIIEADVPMMEMYGYSTQLRSMTGGSGTFSYEFARYEQAPSDIQAKEVEARAGKVNTNED, encoded by the coding sequence ATGAAAGTTTATACAACAGACAGAATTCGCAATGTGGTTATCCTGGGTCATGGCGGCGCCGGCAAGACCAGTCTGACAGAAGCAATGGCTTACTTATCCGGTATTACCAGCCGTATGGGAAGCGTAACGGAAGGAAATACGGTAAGCGATTTTGATAAAGAGGAAATTAAGAGAAAGTTCTCCATCAGCACGACGGTGGTTCCGATCATCTGGGGCGACATCAAGGTAAACGTGCTGGATACGCCGGGCTACTTCGATTTCGTGGGCGAGGCAGAAGAGGCGGCGGCTGCGGCGGACGCGGCAATCATTGTCGTTTCCGGAAAGAGCGGCGTGGAAGTTGGCACCCAGAAAGCCTGGGAGCTGTGTGAGAAATACAAACTGCCGAGAATGTTCTTTGTTACCAACATGGACGTGGACAATGCCAGCTTCCGCCAGGTGGTGGAGGATCTGACAGAGCTTTACGGAAAGAAAATCGCGCCCATCCATCTGCCGATTCGTGAGAATGAGAAATTTGTCGGTTATGTAAACGTCGTAAAGAAAGCCGGCAGACGCTGGGTAGGAAAGGGCGAAAAGGTAGAGTGCGAGATTCCGGATTACTCGATGGAATATCTGGAGAGATACCGCGAGAACCTGCTTGAAGCAGTAGCGGAGACCTCAGAGGAATTTATGGATCGTTATTTTGCGGGAGAAGAGTTCTCCACAGCAGAGATTATGGCGGCGCTCACCATGAACGTATCCGACGGCTCCATCGTTCCGGTGGCAATGGGCTCGCCGGTGAACCTGCAGGGCGTGGCGAACCTGCTCGACGACATGGTGCAGTATTTCCCAAGCCCGGACAAACGCCATATCGCAGGCATCAACACAAAGACGAACGAGATCTACGAGGCAAATTACGACTTTGCAAAGGCAAAATCCGCTTTCGTATTCAAGACGATCGTGGATCCGTTTATCGGAAAATATTCACTCATCAAGGTGGCTTCCGGCGTTATCAAGAACGACGACACGCTCTATAACCCGAAGCAGGATGTGGAAGTAAAATTAAATAAACTGTATGTCATGGAAGGCAGCAGAACCATCGAGGTGCCGGAGCTTCATGCGGGCGATATCGGCGCGCTTGCAAAGCTGAATGTCACAAAGACCGGAGAATCCCTCTCCACCAAGACGACGCCTATCCAGTATGCGGGCATCGATGTTTCCGTTCCGTATACCTATAAGAGATACTTTGCAAAGAACAAGGGCGATGAGGATAAGATCTCCCAGGCGCTCGCAAAGATGATGCAGGAAGACCTCACCATGAAAGCGGTGAACGACGCCGAAAACCGTCAGACGCTTATCTACGGCATGGGCGACCAGCATCTCGACATTATTGCAAGCAAGCTGCAGACAAAATATAAAGTGGAAGTGGAGCTTGCGCGTCCCAAGGTGGCGTTCCGCGAGACCATCCGCAAGAAATCCGATGTGGAAGCGAAATATAAAAAGCAGTCCGGCGGACACGGACAGTACGGTCACGTTAAGATGCGTTTTGAGAGCTCCGGCGACCTGGAGACACCGTATGTATTCGAGCAGGTAGTTGTGGGCGGCGCCGTTCCGAAGAATTATTTCCCGGCAGTGGAAAAGGGTATCCAGGAATCTGTTCAGCGCGGACCGCTGGCAGCTTACCCGGTAGTCGGTGTGAAAGCAACCCTGTATGATGGTTCCTACCATCCGGTGGATTCCTCCGAAATGGCATTCAAGACAGCCGCTATCCAGGCGTTCAAGAAGGGCTTCATGGAGGCTTCTCCGGTACTGCTTGAGCCGATCGCATCGGTGAAGGTCACGGTTCCGGATAAATATACCGGGGATGTTATGGGCGATCTGAATAAGCGCCGCGGTCGTGTGCTCGGCATGAACCCGGACCACAAGGGCAACCAGATCATCGAGGCGGATGTTCCGATGATGGAGATGTACGGCTATTCCACACAGCTTCGCTCCATGACAGGCGGAAGCGGAACCTTCTCCTACGAATTTGCAAGATATGAGCAGGCTCCGTCTGATATCCAGGCGAAGGAAGTTGAGGCAAGAGCGGGTAAAGTAAATACAAATGAGGATTAA
- a CDS encoding rubredoxin encodes MKYVCDVCGWEYDEEAGCPEEGIEPGTKWEDLPEDFACPLCGVGKDQFSEA; translated from the coding sequence ATGAAATATGTATGCGACGTATGCGGATGGGAATACGATGAGGAAGCAGGATGCCCGGAGGAGGGAATTGAACCGGGAACAAAGTGGGAGGACCTTCCGGAGGATTTTGCGTGCCCGCTCTGCGGCGTAGGAAAAGACCAGTTTTCCGAAGCATAA
- a CDS encoding stage II sporulation protein M: MKKQNWKDLVIAGIFFLGFLAGSLFVNLWGNTYLKENEILNESTLLSIKNTEIDQQALFFHILLQRGKVFLFLGLIGCTAAGIPVVLAALGWIGFAAGMFLGIFVVRMHMLGILLFLASILPQAFVYAPLIWILAKAVMERGIDRFRGRKRPELYTGEKTYLRDMCLCAALFLVGVLLESSAGPWLLKQAVKYFF, encoded by the coding sequence ATGAAAAAACAAAACTGGAAGGACCTGGTAATCGCCGGAATCTTTTTCCTTGGGTTTCTGGCGGGAAGCTTATTTGTAAATCTGTGGGGAAATACCTATCTGAAAGAAAACGAAATTCTCAACGAATCCACATTGCTTTCCATCAAAAATACGGAGATCGATCAGCAGGCGCTTTTTTTCCATATTCTGCTGCAGAGGGGAAAGGTGTTTCTGTTTCTGGGACTGATTGGCTGCACCGCGGCGGGCATACCGGTCGTGCTGGCGGCGCTTGGCTGGATAGGCTTTGCTGCGGGGATGTTCCTCGGCATTTTCGTGGTCCGTATGCACATGCTGGGAATCCTGCTTTTCCTGGCGTCCATCCTGCCGCAGGCGTTTGTCTACGCGCCGCTCATCTGGATTCTGGCAAAGGCTGTTATGGAGCGCGGGATTGACCGCTTCCGCGGCAGGAAAAGGCCGGAGCTGTATACCGGGGAAAAGACCTATCTGCGCGACATGTGCCTGTGCGCGGCGCTGTTTCTGGTGGGCGTTTTGCTGGAGAGCAGCGCCGGACCGTGGCTTTTAAAGCAGGCGGTAAAATATTTTTTTTAA
- the xerD gene encoding site-specific tyrosine recombinase XerD: MDMTRELAPQIQQDMRRFADYLEEEKNASNSTVMSYQRDLKKLFHYLSGKGVEKVQDVTATSLNSYILQMEKEGFSTSSVSRTIASIRAFFHFLVKTKAVTEDPSDNLKAPHVEKKTPEILTLEETVQLLNQPELDSAKGIRDKAMLELLYATGMRVSELISMKLTDVNMAMGYVLCRDSDKERVIPFGTEAEKALKRYLEESRSVLLKGKESEFLFVNCSGKSMSRQGFWKIIKFYSAQAGITKDITPHTLRHSFGAHLVQNGADLRAVQEMMGHSDISTTQIYMDMNVRRVREIYAKAHPRG, translated from the coding sequence ATGGATATGACAAGAGAGCTGGCTCCGCAAATACAGCAGGATATGCGCCGGTTTGCAGACTATCTGGAAGAGGAAAAAAATGCGTCAAACAGTACGGTGATGTCCTATCAGAGGGATTTGAAAAAATTATTTCATTATTTGTCCGGTAAAGGTGTGGAAAAAGTACAGGATGTGACGGCTACCAGCCTGAACTCCTACATATTGCAGATGGAAAAAGAGGGATTTTCCACCTCATCTGTGTCGCGGACGATTGCATCCATCCGCGCTTTTTTTCATTTTCTGGTGAAAACAAAAGCGGTCACGGAGGATCCGAGCGACAATCTGAAGGCGCCGCACGTGGAAAAAAAGACGCCGGAGATACTGACGCTGGAGGAAACGGTGCAGCTTTTAAACCAGCCGGAGCTGGATTCGGCAAAGGGCATCCGCGATAAGGCGATGCTGGAGCTGCTTTATGCCACCGGGATGCGTGTCTCCGAGCTGATTTCCATGAAGCTGACAGACGTCAATATGGCGATGGGCTATGTGCTCTGCCGCGACAGCGACAAGGAGCGCGTGATTCCCTTCGGGACGGAGGCGGAGAAGGCGCTGAAGCGGTATCTGGAGGAGAGCCGCTCTGTGCTGCTGAAGGGAAAAGAGAGCGAATTTTTGTTTGTGAACTGCTCCGGAAAATCCATGAGCCGTCAGGGATTCTGGAAAATCATCAAATTTTATTCCGCGCAGGCAGGCATCACCAAGGACATCACGCCGCACACCCTGCGGCATTCCTTTGGCGCGCATCTGGTGCAGAATGGCGCCGACCTGCGGGCAGTGCAGGAGATGATGGGACATTCCGATATCTCCACGACGCAGATTTATATGGACATGAACGTCAGAAGAGTGCGTGAAATCTATGCGAAGGCGCATCCGAGAGGATAG